One Hydrogenimonas thermophila DNA window includes the following coding sequences:
- a CDS encoding flagellar biosynthesis anti-sigma factor FlgM, protein MIRNIGINQSNSLITETTKNEQKVITKKGDNQATRLDKLKEQIRNGEYTIDLKATATKMAQEIKPL, encoded by the coding sequence ATGATAAGAAATATCGGAATTAATCAGAGTAATTCACTGATTACTGAAACAACAAAAAATGAACAGAAAGTTATAACAAAAAAGGGTGATAACCAAGCCACTCGTTTAGATAAGCTGAAAGAGCAGATTAGAAATGGTGAGTATACCATTGATCTAAAAGCTACAGCTACTAAGATGGCTCAGGAGATCAAGCCCTTATAA
- a CDS encoding rod-binding protein, translating into MQPININQYQPAVPTISSSNKDEEKLREQTDAFEAIILKMMLDKALDTKDSLLPEDPGRKIYKSMQNDEISKQLSGSFGYSELLYGYLTEQKSMKG; encoded by the coding sequence ATGCAACCTATCAATATTAATCAATATCAACCTGCTGTTCCAACAATCTCTAGTTCAAATAAAGATGAAGAAAAGTTGAGAGAACAGACAGATGCATTTGAAGCAATAATTTTAAAAATGATGCTTGATAAAGCACTTGATACAAAAGATTCACTATTACCAGAAGATCCTGGACGTAAAATATACAAATCAATGCAAAATGATGAGATTAGTAAACAGTTGTCTGGTAGCTTTGGATACAGTGAACTTCTTTATGGATATTTGACTGAGCAAAAAAGTATGAAAGGTTAA
- a CDS encoding flagellar basal body P-ring protein FlgI: MKVRLLLLFLFIPLALNAIKIKEISNIVGVRENQLIGYGLIVGLNKTGDGTTSKFTLQTVANMLQTMNVKLDPKDIKSKNVAAVVVTATLPPFARQGDKIDVVVSSIGDAKSLEGGTLLMTPLKGVDGRIYALAQGSVTIGGRNGKGGGTLNHATAGKIPAGALVEQEVPYNLYNQKTATLSLKEANFKNAIAIQDILNRYYKERIAVAVDSRTIRLKKPQNMSMIEFLANVQELSINYTPKEKIVIDERTGTIVAGVNIEVQPVVITHGDITIQIEPTQSLPTIDSNDANSFNIGDNVQVQTKNNAVLMKKKSSTVANIARSLKKLGATPKDIISIIEAMKQAGAIQADLEII; encoded by the coding sequence GTGAAAGTACGTCTTCTTCTACTCTTTTTATTTATTCCTTTGGCTTTAAATGCCATAAAAATCAAAGAGATTAGTAATATTGTAGGAGTAAGGGAGAACCAACTTATTGGGTATGGTTTGATTGTCGGTCTCAATAAAACCGGTGATGGAACAACTTCAAAGTTTACTTTGCAAACTGTTGCCAATATGCTTCAAACAATGAATGTAAAGCTAGATCCAAAAGATATCAAATCAAAAAATGTTGCTGCTGTTGTTGTTACAGCTACACTTCCTCCATTTGCTAGACAGGGTGATAAGATTGATGTAGTTGTGTCGTCAATTGGTGATGCAAAGTCTTTAGAAGGCGGAACATTGCTAATGACTCCTCTTAAGGGGGTTGATGGGCGTATTTATGCTCTTGCACAAGGTTCGGTAACAATAGGAGGACGAAATGGTAAAGGTGGTGGAACACTAAATCATGCAACTGCAGGTAAAATTCCTGCAGGTGCATTAGTTGAACAGGAAGTACCATATAACCTATATAATCAAAAGACAGCAACTTTGAGTCTTAAAGAGGCTAACTTTAAAAATGCTATTGCTATTCAAGATATTCTTAACCGATACTATAAAGAGAGAATAGCAGTTGCAGTTGATTCACGTACAATAAGACTAAAAAAGCCTCAAAATATGAGTATGATTGAGTTTCTTGCAAATGTACAGGAACTCTCAATTAACTACACTCCAAAAGAGAAAATCGTTATTGATGAAAGAACAGGAACAATTGTCGCTGGGGTAAATATTGAGGTTCAACCTGTTGTCATAACACATGGTGATATTACTATACAAATTGAACCAACACAAAGTTTGCCTACAATAGATAGTAATGATGCAAACAGTTTTAATATTGGAGACAATGTTCAAGTTCAGACTAAAAATAATGCTGTTTTAATGAAGAAAAAATCATCTACCGTAGCCAATATAGCCAGATCACTAAAAAAACTTGGTGCTACACCAAAAGATATTATCTCTATTATTGAAGCTATGAAACAAGCTGGGGCAATTCAAGCTGATTTAGAAATAATTTAA
- the rsmD gene encoding 16S rRNA (guanine(966)-N(2))-methyltransferase RsmD, with product MSKTSELTTKIIGGKYKGKKLLLPSKTVTRSSKSRLKESLFNTLQFDILDQNFVEVFGGSGSVGLEAISRGASRAYFIEQNSESYKTLQSNCRLIDPSRCETYLADAFIQLPKIIETLLKEDKKAYIYIDPPFAIREGHEDIYQKVIRMIEDIPQEVVIKIIIEHMTQVDFPERIGSFSLEKRKKFGKSSLSYYSSN from the coding sequence ATGTCTAAAACAAGTGAATTAACAACTAAAATAATCGGTGGAAAATATAAAGGTAAGAAGTTATTGCTTCCTTCTAAAACAGTTACCCGCAGTTCGAAATCGCGTTTAAAAGAGTCTCTGTTTAATACTTTACAGTTTGATATATTAGATCAAAATTTTGTTGAAGTTTTTGGCGGAAGCGGTTCAGTTGGGCTTGAAGCGATCAGTAGAGGTGCAAGCAGAGCCTATTTTATAGAGCAAAATTCAGAAAGCTACAAAACATTACAGTCTAATTGTCGTTTAATTGATCCATCGCGTTGTGAAACATATTTAGCAGATGCATTTATACAGTTGCCTAAAATTATTGAAACTCTTTTAAAAGAGGATAAAAAAGCTTACATATACATAGATCCTCCGTTTGCTATACGTGAAGGGCATGAAGATATTTACCAAAAAGTAATTAGAATGATTGAAGATATTCCTCAAGAAGTTGTCATAAAAATTATTATTGAACATATGACACAGGTTGATTTTCCAGAAAGAATTGGTTCTTTTTCACTGGAAAAAAGAAAAAAATTTGGAAAAAGCTCTCTTTCTTACTACTCTTCTAACTAA
- a CDS encoding FlaG family protein, whose amino-acid sequence MEIYNTVANAHQPIQTKQDGAQRIQTAESQLNETNPSKQQKVDENENEDKKYNEKEIKKKLQEITEQLNKEMDTLNTTIRFGFNDKVEEMYVSVIDTKDNRVIRQIPSEEAMQLAAKMRELVGMLFDEKG is encoded by the coding sequence ATGGAAATATATAATACTGTAGCAAATGCTCACCAACCAATACAAACAAAGCAAGATGGTGCTCAAAGAATTCAAACAGCTGAATCACAATTGAATGAGACTAATCCTTCAAAACAACAGAAGGTAGATGAAAATGAAAATGAAGATAAAAAATATAATGAAAAAGAGATAAAAAAGAAACTCCAAGAGATCACTGAACAGTTAAATAAAGAGATGGACACTCTAAATACAACAATCAGATTTGGATTTAATGATAAAGTGGAGGAGATGTATGTCAGTGTCATTGATACAAAAGACAACAGAGTAATAAGACAAATTCCATCTGAAGAAGCTATGCAATTAGCAGCAAAAATGAGAGAATTAGTTGGCATGCTTTTTGATGAAAAAGGCTAA
- the fliS gene encoding flagellar export chaperone FliS gives MTAARAYSTYSQNNVQIESPEKLIEMLYEGVLRFCSQAKKAIENNDIEKRVYWINRAIAIFSELIVSLDPDRGGEIAYYLEGLYVQQIKFLNECNINNDVKSLEIVMNVTKELLEAWREEISHEMA, from the coding sequence ATGACAGCAGCTAGAGCTTATTCAACTTATTCGCAAAATAATGTACAAATTGAATCACCTGAAAAACTGATTGAAATGCTTTATGAAGGAGTTTTACGTTTCTGTTCACAAGCAAAAAAAGCTATTGAGAATAATGATATAGAAAAGAGAGTTTACTGGATCAACAGAGCAATAGCAATATTTAGTGAATTAATAGTATCCTTAGATCCTGATCGAGGTGGAGAGATTGCTTATTACCTTGAAGGGCTATATGTACAACAGATAAAATTTTTAAATGAGTGTAATATTAACAATGATGTAAAAAGTCTTGAAATTGTTATGAATGTAACAAAAGAGTTGTTAGAAGCATGGAGAGAAGAGATTAGCCATGAAATGGCTTGA
- a CDS encoding argininosuccinate synthase: MKKEVKKVVLAYSGGLDTSIILKWLQDEYNCEVVTFTADIGQGEEVEPAREKALKLGIKPENIFIEDLREEFVRDYVFPMFRANAIYEGEYLLGTSIARPLIAKRQIEIAKLTGADAVSHGATGKGNDQVRFELGYLALNPDITIIAPWREWDLNSREKLLKFAEAHGIPIEKHGKKSPYSMDANLLHISYEGGILEDPMNEPEEDMWRWTVSPENAPDKPEYITITYKNGDPVALNGKELTPAQMLTELNEYGKKHGIGRLDIVENRYVGMKSRGCYETPGGTIMLKAHRAIESITLDREEAHLKDELMPRYAKLIYNGFWFSPEREMLQAAIDKTQENVNGDVRLKLYKGNVIVVGRQSPNTLFNSEFCTFEEDSVYNQKDAEGFIRLNALRFIIEGHARKK, translated from the coding sequence ATGAAAAAAGAGGTTAAAAAAGTTGTTCTAGCCTACTCTGGTGGGCTTGATACAAGTATCATTTTAAAATGGCTTCAAGATGAGTACAATTGTGAAGTTGTTACTTTTACTGCTGACATAGGCCAAGGTGAAGAGGTAGAACCTGCTAGAGAAAAGGCTCTTAAACTTGGAATCAAACCTGAAAATATCTTTATAGAAGATTTGCGTGAAGAGTTTGTACGCGACTATGTTTTTCCAATGTTTAGAGCAAATGCCATCTATGAAGGCGAATATCTACTAGGTACATCTATTGCGCGTCCTTTAATTGCAAAGCGTCAAATAGAGATTGCCAAACTTACTGGTGCAGATGCTGTTAGTCACGGTGCAACAGGTAAAGGAAATGATCAGGTACGTTTTGAGCTTGGTTACTTGGCTCTAAATCCTGATATTACTATTATTGCACCTTGGAGAGAGTGGGATCTTAACAGCCGTGAAAAACTTTTAAAATTTGCTGAAGCACACGGTATTCCTATTGAAAAACATGGTAAAAAATCTCCTTACTCTATGGATGCAAACCTTCTACACATCTCATATGAGGGTGGAATTTTAGAAGATCCAATGAATGAGCCTGAAGAGGATATGTGGAGATGGACAGTAAGCCCTGAAAATGCTCCAGATAAACCTGAGTATATTACAATTACCTACAAAAATGGTGATCCAGTTGCTTTAAATGGTAAAGAGTTAACACCAGCACAGATGCTTACAGAGTTAAATGAGTATGGTAAAAAACATGGAATTGGACGACTTGATATTGTTGAAAATCGCTATGTCGGTATGAAAAGCCGTGGATGTTACGAAACACCAGGTGGAACCATTATGCTAAAGGCTCACCGTGCAATAGAGTCTATTACTCTTGACAGAGAAGAGGCACACTTAAAAGATGAACTAATGCCACGATATGCAAAACTCATCTATAATGGTTTCTGGTTCTCACCTGAAAGAGAGATGTTGCAAGCTGCAATAGATAAAACACAAGAGAATGTAAACGGAGATGTTCGTCTTAAACTTTACAAAGGAAATGTAATAGTAGTTGGACGACAATCACCAAATACTTTGTTTAACTCAGAGTT